The sequence taaaaaggTAAGTACCTttactatagttaaattaaCACATACTATAGTctctaacattttaaatttattaggttCCTTAACCTTAATTCTTTAAGACttgaatattgaaatataaaaattaatttagcaaaatgtatattattattgttattattgtatctacttatgtcttttttataattacttaatgattagtattgtaaataaagggtacattaaaattatatttaaaataccccTCACCTCCCTTCTTGAATCCGcattggttataacttataagccaTAAGgtctttataattaataaatatatacaattgtccgtacaaaattataaataccgaacttgtttacaaataaaattaacaatttgaaaataaataaattcagtaTATAATCGGTGTTTGGTACCAATAATAAGTAGTTTGTTAGTATTTGAGAGTTGAGACATAGTCACTATGTCATAAGGATAAAGTTTCAGGGAGTTAAAATTAAACTCAGCACCCCTAGGTAAGCTTActtcaaaatgttaaaaataaaaattgtttttatgttatgtattaccaaaaatagtacctacctatatttgaCATTGGCTCGTAAACGAAATCGACGGGAAGGAGTTCTGATTTAGGACCCCTACATCTGAGCATTCTGAGCCGTTATGCCATATGAAATAATGTATCAatcaagtttatttatttaatctagaGTATACCTAGTGGCTAGGAAGTAGTATGCCTAGTAGtatggaataaattattaacttgtaaTAATTTGATACACAGACTATAAACAactatatgattaatataatggCAATTTGCAATATTTGGCACAAAAATCAATAGtatggttaatatttatataaaaaataaatttaaataactaatcaaacacctatatagttaatacattaacaaaattaatatttatttttattattaatatttttaaatggtaatttttttcGGTAAGAACTACATTGTttcatattcaaattttaatgaaaagtaTTTCGCTCATCCTGACACCTTGAAAATAGCAGGTGAACAAGCAATAAAAAGATTGATTATTATAGACAAAtagaaattacaatataatatatattataatcaataataataggtaggtatgtagaATATTAAGGACTGCCATTTGACTGATAATTGTAGTAAtgataattatctatttatagtacctacttatataaccCACTTCTTATGAACCTAAccttacctataatataatctttgagGACGCCGCTGCCACAGgtgttgttaatttgttataccaattcaaataaattgcttattactcgattaaaaattgaaatattaatagaaaacaTACGAGACTCGATAAAATTGTGTCAattcactattatatattaaatctaatattacaaaaaagaaTTTTCTACTTCTACTGAATACATATTTGTAGGTTGTAGTTAGTTAGTGCGTAATTATgaagagacaacacatgtggatAGGCGTCTTCTTAAATATGGTATTTGGACGTTCCCTCCGTGTATTTCCCCATCAGTTGATTTCACTTGTACTGGACATTTCCTCtttgaatcaaaatatatttttttattcttaatataataatcggtTCCGTTTGAGGGGTGGGAGGAGGTGTGTCATTCAATGAATCGGGGGTCAAAAGACACTGAGAGAAACGTCCTAGATTTGTACCAATTCGTTTGTCCCTTATCCTTATGACATGtatgtataactatttttttagaaattattttaaatacgtatgggtatactatactataatccTGTTGACTCGACAGCCTACAGGTATCTTTCCAATAAATaacgtaggtatttaaatttcaaaacctACATATTCGTACAATAATTGAAATGCACGGTTTTacctaaaagtaatttaattagttaaaaaatattattctcgtaCACCGAACATCATACACGGTGTACGCGAAACACGAATAATACGTCGTCtcgactttaatattatattgtcgtcgTTCTTGTCGCAGATGATTTATTGGACTCGCCTAGGGTTTTCGAGACGTTTGTTGGCGTTTAGACGGAATCTTTCAACCGCCGGCATGGACGACGTGCTATTCGAAGTCAAAAACGACGTGGGCATCGTCACGCTGAACAGACCGAAAGCGCTGAACGCCCTCAACATGTCGATGGTCACCAAGATCTTGCCAAAACTGAAGGAGTACGAATCGCAGGTGCGAATGGTGATCGTCCAGGGTGCCGGCGGCAAGGCGTTTTGCGCGGGCGGCGACGTGAAGTCCATCGTCCTGAGCGGGGTGGGCGCCACGTCGCTCGAGTTGGGCGCAAACTTCTTCCGGACCGAATACTCGATGAACAGCACGATCGGCAAGTACAAAATCCCGTACGTGTCGCTGATCGACGGCATCACGATGGGCGGCGGCGTCGGCATATCCGTGCACGGCAAGTACAGGGTGGCCACCGAGCGGACGCTGTTCGCCATGCCGGAGACCGCCATCGGGCTGTTCTGCGACGTGGGCGGCAGTCACGTTCTGTCCAGGCTGGACAGGCACCTGGGCGTAATGTTGGGCTTGACCGGGTGCAGGCTGAAGGGCGCCGACGTCGTCAAGGCCGGCATAGCCACGCATTTCGTGCACAGTTCGAAGATGGACGATCTCCGGACCAAGCTCATCGAGGACGTCCGGGACCCGGGCACCGTGCTCGCGGAGAACACGGAAGACCTGAGCGCCGTGGAGTTCACCATGGCGCCGTTTGTGGAGAAAATCGATTCGATATTTTCCCACGAGAGAGTCGAAGCGATTGTCGACGCGCTAAAAGCGGATGGTTCGGAGTGGGCGCAAGGGGTGCTCAAATCGCTCAACGAGGTCAGTCCCACGGGACTGAAAATCACGCGAAAGGAGATTTCGAAAGGAAAAAACCTCAGTCTGGACGAATGCCTGATAATGGAACACCGATTGGCGTACAGGTGCACCGAAGCCAAATATTCTGAAGACTTTTTCGaaggttatatttttatttattaactgctattattactgttattttcattttttttttcctgtgCAGGAGTCCGAGCACTGTTGA is a genomic window of Rhopalosiphum padi isolate XX-2018 chromosome 4, ASM2088224v1, whole genome shotgun sequence containing:
- the LOC132929008 gene encoding 3-hydroxyisobutyryl-CoA hydrolase, mitochondrial, translated to MIYWTRLGFSRRLLAFRRNLSTAGMDDVLFEVKNDVGIVTLNRPKALNALNMSMVTKILPKLKEYESQVRMVIVQGAGGKAFCAGGDVKSIVLSGVGATSLELGANFFRTEYSMNSTIGKYKIPYVSLIDGITMGGGVGISVHGKYRVATERTLFAMPETAIGLFCDVGGSHVLSRLDRHLGVMLGLTGCRLKGADVVKAGIATHFVHSSKMDDLRTKLIEDVRDPGTVLAENTEDLSAVEFTMAPFVEKIDSIFSHERVEAIVDALKADGSEWAQGVLKSLNEVSPTGLKITRKEISKGKNLSLDECLIMEHRLAYRCTEAKYSEDFFEGVRALLIDKDKSPKWCPASLEDVKDEIIDKYFEPLSKDKDLKFL